The following proteins come from a genomic window of Diprion similis isolate iyDipSimi1 chromosome 8, iyDipSimi1.1, whole genome shotgun sequence:
- the LOC124409400 gene encoding mitochondrial-processing peptidase subunit alpha isoform X2 produces the protein MMTRIPPTQMTTVIKNSSVHVKNLNFWQRCKSFSDLKSTVNVPSTAVVTPFPPLTDPVPDLPTPIYSTSKEEHQVTQITVLQNGLQVASENRFGQFCTVGVLIDSGPRYEVAYPSGISHFLEKLAFNSTTTFNSKDKIMLKLEKHGGICDCQASRDTFVYAASAERNGLRTVTQILGEIVLRPQITNEELSLARQTVQFELESLSNRPEQEPLLMDLIHAAAYRDNTLGLPKICPERNIDKIDRNILFTYLKNHYTPSRMVVAGVGIEHRALVDAVEEFFVTEKPIWEQDTNLVLPETNSNFVDKSIAQYTGGLILEECSVPVYAGPSGLPELSHIVVALEGCSHQDPDFIAMCVLNMMMGGGGSFSAGGPGKGMYTRLYTNVLNRYHWLYSATAYNHAYSDTGLFCIHASSTPTHVKEMIEVVVREFVAMAGPISESELSRAKKQLQSMLLMNLEQRPVVFEDIGRQVLATGFRKRPEYFIQAIEKISREDIKRVARRLLRSPPSVVARGEVSNVPSISDIQAGLLHSSGRLPGSQNRLSLFH, from the exons ATGATGACAAGAATACCACCAACCCAAATGACGACAGTCATTAAAAATAG TTCTGTCCatgtgaaaaatctgaatttcTGGCAAAGATGCAAGTCCTTCTCAGATTTGAAATCAACGGTCAACGTTCCGTCTACTGCCGTTGTCACCCCATTTCCACCCCTGACTGACCCAGTACCTGATCTTCCCACGCCTATATACTCAACATCTAAAGAGGAGCATCAAGTGACGCAGATCACCGTGCTACAAAACGGCCTGCAAGTTGCATCAGAAAATCGTTTTGGTCAATTTTGTACAGTTGGAG TTCTCATAGATTCAGGGCCAAGATATGAGGTTGCCTACCCCAGTGGAATTTCTCActtcttggaaaaattagcattCAAT TCAACCACAACATTTAATAGCAAGGACAAGATAATgctgaaattagaaaaacacGGAGGTATTTGCGACTGCCAAGCGTCGAGAGACACCTTTGTGTATGCAGCTTCCGCTGAACGAAATGGTCTTCGAACAGTCACACAGATTCTTGGGGAGATTGTCCTCAGGCCACAAATCACAAATGAAGAG TTAAGCTTAGCCAGACAGACAGTCCAGTTTGAACTGGAATCGCTCTCTAATAGGCCGGAGCAAGAACCACTCCTGATGGATTTGATCCATGCT GCGGCGTATAGAGACAATACTCTTGGATTACCAAAGATCTGCCCAGAGAGGAACATAGATAAAATTGACCGAAATATTCTATTCACGTATTTAAAGAATCATTACACACCAAGTAGAATGGTCGTCGCTGGTGTTGGAATCGAACACCGAGCTCTAGTTGACGCAGTTGAAGA ATTCTTTGTCACGGAGAAGCCCATCTGGGAGCAAGATACCAATTTAGTTTTACCCGAGACGAATTCAAACTTCGTGGACAAATCCATTGCGCAATACACGGGTGGACTTATTCTG GAAGAATGCAGTGTTCCCGTCTATGCAGGTCCCAGTGGTTTACCGGAATTATCTCATATCGTTGTTGCTCTAGAAGGCTGCTCTCATCAAGATCCGGATTTCATAGCAATGTGTGTTTTGAACATGATGATGGGAGGCGGTGGAAGTTTCAGTGCTGGTGGTCCCGGAAAAGGAATGTACACCAGATTGTACACCAACGTTCTTAACAG GTACCATTGGCTCTATAGTGCAACAGCATACAATCATGCTTATTCCGACACAGGATTGTTTTGCATACATGCGTCTTCAACGCCAACGCATGTCAAGGAAATGATCGAAGTGGTAGTGCGCGAATTTGTGGCCATGGCTGGACCGATTAGCGAAAGTGAACTATCT AGAGCCAAAAAACAGCTTCAGTCTATGCTGCTAATGAACTTGGAGCAACGTCCCGTTGTTTTTGAAGACATCGGTCGACAAGTCTTAGCCACAGGATTTAGAAAACGACCAGAGTATTTCATTCAAGCAATTG AAAAAATCAGTCGAGAAGACATAAAGAGAGTTGCACGTCGATTGCTGAGGTCACCACCTAGTGTTGTGGCACGTGGCGAAGTAAGCAATGTTCCATCTATCTCCGATATTCAAGCTGGTTTACTACACAGTAGTGGACGTTTACCTGGTTCCCAAAACCGGTTATCTCTTTTTCATTAA
- the LOC124409400 gene encoding mitochondrial-processing peptidase subunit alpha isoform X1: MMTRIPPTQMTTVIKNSCYSSVHVKNLNFWQRCKSFSDLKSTVNVPSTAVVTPFPPLTDPVPDLPTPIYSTSKEEHQVTQITVLQNGLQVASENRFGQFCTVGVLIDSGPRYEVAYPSGISHFLEKLAFNSTTTFNSKDKIMLKLEKHGGICDCQASRDTFVYAASAERNGLRTVTQILGEIVLRPQITNEELSLARQTVQFELESLSNRPEQEPLLMDLIHAAAYRDNTLGLPKICPERNIDKIDRNILFTYLKNHYTPSRMVVAGVGIEHRALVDAVEEFFVTEKPIWEQDTNLVLPETNSNFVDKSIAQYTGGLILEECSVPVYAGPSGLPELSHIVVALEGCSHQDPDFIAMCVLNMMMGGGGSFSAGGPGKGMYTRLYTNVLNRYHWLYSATAYNHAYSDTGLFCIHASSTPTHVKEMIEVVVREFVAMAGPISESELSRAKKQLQSMLLMNLEQRPVVFEDIGRQVLATGFRKRPEYFIQAIEKISREDIKRVARRLLRSPPSVVARGEVSNVPSISDIQAGLLHSSGRLPGSQNRLSLFH, from the exons ATGATGACAAGAATACCACCAACCCAAATGACGACAGTCATTAAAAATAG TTGTTACAGTTCTGTCCatgtgaaaaatctgaatttcTGGCAAAGATGCAAGTCCTTCTCAGATTTGAAATCAACGGTCAACGTTCCGTCTACTGCCGTTGTCACCCCATTTCCACCCCTGACTGACCCAGTACCTGATCTTCCCACGCCTATATACTCAACATCTAAAGAGGAGCATCAAGTGACGCAGATCACCGTGCTACAAAACGGCCTGCAAGTTGCATCAGAAAATCGTTTTGGTCAATTTTGTACAGTTGGAG TTCTCATAGATTCAGGGCCAAGATATGAGGTTGCCTACCCCAGTGGAATTTCTCActtcttggaaaaattagcattCAAT TCAACCACAACATTTAATAGCAAGGACAAGATAATgctgaaattagaaaaacacGGAGGTATTTGCGACTGCCAAGCGTCGAGAGACACCTTTGTGTATGCAGCTTCCGCTGAACGAAATGGTCTTCGAACAGTCACACAGATTCTTGGGGAGATTGTCCTCAGGCCACAAATCACAAATGAAGAG TTAAGCTTAGCCAGACAGACAGTCCAGTTTGAACTGGAATCGCTCTCTAATAGGCCGGAGCAAGAACCACTCCTGATGGATTTGATCCATGCT GCGGCGTATAGAGACAATACTCTTGGATTACCAAAGATCTGCCCAGAGAGGAACATAGATAAAATTGACCGAAATATTCTATTCACGTATTTAAAGAATCATTACACACCAAGTAGAATGGTCGTCGCTGGTGTTGGAATCGAACACCGAGCTCTAGTTGACGCAGTTGAAGA ATTCTTTGTCACGGAGAAGCCCATCTGGGAGCAAGATACCAATTTAGTTTTACCCGAGACGAATTCAAACTTCGTGGACAAATCCATTGCGCAATACACGGGTGGACTTATTCTG GAAGAATGCAGTGTTCCCGTCTATGCAGGTCCCAGTGGTTTACCGGAATTATCTCATATCGTTGTTGCTCTAGAAGGCTGCTCTCATCAAGATCCGGATTTCATAGCAATGTGTGTTTTGAACATGATGATGGGAGGCGGTGGAAGTTTCAGTGCTGGTGGTCCCGGAAAAGGAATGTACACCAGATTGTACACCAACGTTCTTAACAG GTACCATTGGCTCTATAGTGCAACAGCATACAATCATGCTTATTCCGACACAGGATTGTTTTGCATACATGCGTCTTCAACGCCAACGCATGTCAAGGAAATGATCGAAGTGGTAGTGCGCGAATTTGTGGCCATGGCTGGACCGATTAGCGAAAGTGAACTATCT AGAGCCAAAAAACAGCTTCAGTCTATGCTGCTAATGAACTTGGAGCAACGTCCCGTTGTTTTTGAAGACATCGGTCGACAAGTCTTAGCCACAGGATTTAGAAAACGACCAGAGTATTTCATTCAAGCAATTG AAAAAATCAGTCGAGAAGACATAAAGAGAGTTGCACGTCGATTGCTGAGGTCACCACCTAGTGTTGTGGCACGTGGCGAAGTAAGCAATGTTCCATCTATCTCCGATATTCAAGCTGGTTTACTACACAGTAGTGGACGTTTACCTGGTTCCCAAAACCGGTTATCTCTTTTTCATTAA